In Sphingobium sp. B2D3C, a genomic segment contains:
- the clpA gene encoding ATP-dependent Clp protease ATP-binding subunit ClpA encodes MPSFASALETTLHNALAHATERAHEYATLEHLLLALIDDEHAAKVMQACGVDLGELGDTVTHYLDTELESLKVSGGVDPSPTSGFQRVVQRAILHVQSSGKEEVTGANVLVALFSERESYAVYFLQQQDMSRLDAVSYLSHGVGKGAASPEPAKPAQAEEEKKPEAKKKEGALDQFTVNLNEKAKEGKVDPLIGRDSEVDRTIQILCRRSKNNPLYVGDPGVGKTAIAEGLARKIVNGEVPDVLKEAVIYSLDMGALLAGTRYRGDFEERLKAVVTELEKMPHAVLFIDEIHTVIGAGATSGGAMDASNLLKPALSGGAIRCIGSTTYKEFRNHFEKDRALLRRFQKIDVNEPTVDDTVKILMGLRSAFEDHHSVKYTPDAIKAAVELSARYINDRKLPDKAIDVIDEVGAMQMLVPPSRRKKMITPKEIEAVIATMARIPPKTVSSDDKSVLETLQTDLKRVVFGQDKAIEVLSSAIKLSRAGLRDPDKPIGNYLFSGPTGVGKTEVARQLATLLGIPLQRFDMSEYMERHSVSRLIGAPPGYVGYDQGGLLTDAIDQNPHCVLLLDEIEKAHPDLFNILLQVMDNGRLTDHHGKTVDFRNVILIMTTNAGASDMAKESIGFGESTREDVQEEAVKKLFTPEFRNRLDAIVPFGYLPSEVVARVVDKFILQLELQLADRDVHITLDDEARNWLTARGYDKLYGARPMGRLMQEKIKQPLAEELLFGKLVHGGEVHVRLKDDALTFEITPAAPKRSKGSATRKAKSGPSEVSEPKS; translated from the coding sequence ATGCCCTCTTTCGCGTCCGCCCTCGAAACAACTCTGCACAATGCTCTGGCACATGCCACGGAGCGCGCGCACGAATATGCGACGCTCGAGCATCTGCTGCTGGCGCTGATTGACGATGAACATGCCGCAAAGGTCATGCAGGCCTGTGGCGTGGATCTTGGTGAGCTTGGCGACACGGTCACCCATTATCTCGATACCGAACTGGAGAGCCTGAAGGTCTCCGGCGGCGTCGACCCCTCTCCCACCAGCGGGTTCCAGCGCGTCGTCCAGCGCGCGATCCTTCACGTCCAGTCTTCCGGCAAGGAAGAAGTGACCGGTGCGAATGTGCTGGTGGCTTTGTTCTCCGAGCGGGAGAGCTACGCCGTGTATTTCCTGCAGCAGCAGGACATGAGCCGCCTCGACGCGGTTTCCTATCTCTCGCACGGCGTCGGCAAGGGCGCTGCCTCGCCGGAGCCGGCCAAGCCGGCCCAGGCCGAGGAAGAGAAGAAGCCGGAGGCCAAGAAGAAGGAAGGCGCGCTCGACCAGTTCACCGTCAATCTCAACGAGAAGGCGAAGGAAGGAAAGGTCGATCCGCTGATCGGCCGCGATTCCGAGGTGGATCGGACGATCCAGATCCTGTGCCGGCGTTCCAAGAACAACCCGCTCTATGTGGGTGATCCGGGCGTGGGCAAAACGGCCATTGCCGAGGGTCTGGCGCGCAAGATCGTCAATGGCGAAGTGCCCGACGTGCTCAAGGAAGCGGTGATCTACTCACTCGACATGGGCGCGCTGCTCGCTGGCACGCGCTATCGCGGCGACTTCGAGGAGCGGCTGAAGGCCGTCGTCACCGAACTGGAAAAGATGCCGCACGCGGTGCTGTTCATCGACGAGATCCACACGGTGATCGGCGCCGGCGCGACGTCAGGCGGAGCCATGGATGCCTCGAACCTCCTGAAGCCTGCGCTGTCGGGTGGCGCGATCCGCTGCATCGGCTCGACGACCTACAAGGAGTTCCGCAACCACTTCGAGAAGGACCGCGCGCTGCTGCGTCGCTTCCAGAAGATCGATGTGAACGAGCCGACCGTGGATGATACCGTCAAGATCCTCATGGGCCTGCGTTCGGCCTTCGAGGATCACCACTCGGTCAAATACACGCCCGATGCCATCAAGGCGGCGGTGGAGCTGTCAGCGCGGTATATCAATGATCGCAAGCTGCCGGACAAGGCGATCGACGTGATCGACGAAGTCGGCGCGATGCAGATGCTTGTGCCGCCCTCGCGTCGCAAGAAGATGATCACGCCCAAGGAGATCGAGGCTGTGATCGCCACGATGGCGCGCATCCCGCCCAAGACCGTGTCGAGCGACGACAAGAGCGTGCTGGAAACCCTCCAGACCGATCTCAAGCGTGTCGTCTTCGGGCAGGACAAGGCCATCGAGGTGCTCAGCTCCGCGATCAAGCTGTCGCGCGCCGGCCTACGCGATCCGGACAAGCCGATCGGCAACTATCTCTTCTCCGGCCCTACCGGCGTCGGCAAGACAGAGGTCGCCCGCCAGCTCGCCACGCTGCTCGGCATCCCGCTCCAGCGCTTCGACATGTCGGAATATATGGAGCGGCATTCGGTCAGCCGCCTGATCGGCGCGCCGCCCGGCTATGTCGGCTATGATCAGGGCGGCCTGCTGACCGATGCTATCGACCAGAACCCGCATTGCGTGCTGCTGCTGGACGAGATCGAAAAGGCCCATCCGGACCTGTTCAACATCCTGCTGCAGGTGATGGACAACGGGCGCCTGACCGATCACCACGGCAAGACCGTCGACTTCCGCAACGTGATCCTGATCATGACGACCAATGCCGGCGCGTCCGACATGGCGAAGGAATCGATCGGGTTCGGGGAATCGACGCGCGAAGATGTGCAGGAGGAAGCCGTGAAGAAGCTCTTCACGCCGGAATTCCGCAACCGCCTCGATGCCATCGTGCCCTTCGGCTATCTGCCGTCCGAGGTTGTCGCCCGCGTGGTCGACAAGTTCATCCTGCAACTCGAGCTTCAACTGGCCGATCGCGATGTCCACATCACGCTCGACGACGAAGCCCGCAACTGGCTCACCGCCCGCGGTTACGACAAGCTGTACGGTGCCCGTCCGATGGGTCGGCTCATGCAGGAGAAGATCAAGCAGCCCCTCGCCGAGGAACTGCTGTTCGGCAAGCTCGTGCACGGTGGCGAGGTTCATGTCCGCCTCAAGGACGACGCTCTCACCTTCGAGATCACGCCTGCTGCGCCCAAGCGCAGCAAGGGGAGTGCTACGCGCAAGGCAAAGAGCGGCCCTTCCGAGGTCTCAGAACCGAAGAGCTGA
- a CDS encoding glutathione S-transferase family protein, with protein sequence MSQIQFYTNPMSRGQIVRWMLEEVGVPYETHLLDYQTEMKGPAYLAINPMGKVPAVVHEGAVVTECAAICAWLADRFPEAALAPPLPDRADYYRWMFFAAGPLEAAVTNRALGFVAEPDRERTLGYGSFEQTIETLESALRGKTFICGEMFTAADVYVGSHIAWGLQFGTIPSRPIFSDYVARLESRPAYVRAKEIDNALIAQAQSGKA encoded by the coding sequence ATGAGCCAAATTCAATTCTACACCAACCCGATGTCGCGCGGGCAAATTGTCCGCTGGATGCTGGAAGAAGTCGGCGTCCCGTACGAAACCCACCTGCTCGACTACCAGACCGAGATGAAAGGCCCGGCCTATCTGGCCATCAATCCGATGGGAAAGGTGCCCGCCGTGGTGCACGAAGGAGCGGTCGTCACGGAATGCGCCGCGATTTGCGCCTGGCTGGCGGATCGCTTTCCCGAAGCAGCGCTGGCCCCGCCCCTCCCCGATCGTGCCGATTATTATCGCTGGATGTTCTTTGCGGCGGGACCGCTAGAGGCGGCTGTGACGAACCGTGCATTGGGTTTTGTCGCTGAGCCTGATCGGGAAAGGACATTGGGCTATGGCAGCTTCGAGCAGACAATCGAGACCTTGGAAAGCGCGCTCCGGGGGAAGACGTTTATTTGCGGAGAGATGTTCACGGCAGCCGATGTGTATGTCGGATCGCATATCGCTTGGGGGCTGCAGTTCGGCACCATCCCTTCCCGGCCGATTTTCTCGGACTATGTCGCGCGCCTTGAGAGCCGACCCGCCTATGTGCGCGCGAAGGAAATCGACAATGCGCTTATCGCGCAGGCGCAGTCGGGCAAAGCTTAG
- a CDS encoding DUF1192 domain-containing protein — protein MDFDDASPRARPGDLIAQLIREDLDRLSVDELDERISLLSAEIERTRAKKSSAVHHKASAEALFKK, from the coding sequence ATGGATTTCGACGACGCCTCACCCCGGGCGCGGCCCGGCGACCTGATTGCACAGCTGATCCGCGAAGATTTGGATCGGCTTTCGGTCGATGAGCTCGATGAACGCATCAGCCTTCTTTCAGCCGAAATCGAGCGCACCCGCGCCAAGAAATCGAGCGCAGTTCACCATAAGGCAAGCGCTGAGGCGCTATTCAAGAAATGA
- a CDS encoding glycosyltransferase family 4 protein, which translates to MSGYGPAPAGRRILIVTDAWAPQVNGVVRTLQAVRAELIAMGHAVEVIAPDRFHTLPCPTYPEIRLAMPAPGAIARMIAAFGPDAIHLATEGPLCLAARRWCLRHNRPFTTAFHTNFPDYVERRTGLSADWFWPYFRWFHGAAQAVLTATPSVRAELHRAGIRHTHHWGRGVDLTQFSPQGDGHPALAGLPRPILLHVGRVAVEKNIEAFLALDTPGSKVVVGDGPARASLEARHPAVHFLGMLSGEALVSAYRAADVFVFPSRTDTFGLVMIEALACGTPVAAYPVTGPVDVLTAQTGAMDEDLARAVTQALELSPSACTAHARGFTWRRSAEQFLESLHWLDAPALAHAA; encoded by the coding sequence TTGAGCGGTTATGGGCCTGCTCCGGCCGGCCGGCGCATCCTCATCGTCACCGATGCCTGGGCACCCCAGGTCAATGGCGTCGTGCGCACGCTTCAGGCGGTTCGCGCAGAACTTATCGCCATGGGGCACGCGGTCGAGGTGATTGCGCCCGACCGCTTTCACACGCTGCCTTGCCCCACTTATCCCGAAATTCGGCTGGCAATGCCGGCGCCGGGGGCGATTGCCCGCATGATCGCGGCGTTCGGGCCGGATGCGATTCATCTCGCGACCGAAGGCCCGCTATGTCTGGCCGCGCGGCGCTGGTGCCTGCGCCACAACCGCCCGTTCACCACGGCATTCCACACCAATTTCCCTGATTATGTCGAGCGACGCACGGGCCTCTCGGCGGACTGGTTCTGGCCGTATTTCCGCTGGTTTCATGGGGCGGCGCAAGCGGTGCTCACAGCAACGCCGTCCGTGCGCGCCGAACTGCATCGCGCCGGCATCCGCCACACGCATCACTGGGGGCGCGGCGTCGATCTGACGCAGTTCTCGCCGCAGGGGGATGGGCATCCCGCGCTTGCCGGCTTGCCGAGGCCGATCCTTCTCCACGTCGGCCGTGTCGCCGTGGAGAAGAATATCGAGGCCTTCCTCGCGCTCGATACGCCCGGCAGCAAGGTCGTGGTGGGCGATGGGCCTGCGCGCGCGTCGCTGGAGGCGCGGCATCCCGCCGTTCACTTCCTGGGCATGTTGAGCGGAGAGGCGCTTGTCTCGGCCTATCGGGCTGCCGATGTCTTCGTCTTCCCCAGTCGCACCGACACCTTTGGGCTGGTGATGATCGAGGCGCTCGCCTGCGGCACGCCGGTGGCGGCTTATCCGGTCACCGGCCCGGTCGACGTGCTGACAGCACAGACCGGCGCGATGGACGAGGATCTCGCGCGCGCCGTGACGCAGGCGCTGGAGCTTTCTCCGTCGGCCTGCACGGCGCATGCGCGCGGCTTCACCTGGCGGCGCAGCGCGGAGCAGTTCCTCGAGAGCTTGCACTGGCTCGACGCCCCGGCGTTGGCACACGCGGCCTGA
- a CDS encoding UDP-2,3-diacylglucosamine diphosphatase has translation MNAISSIAQERAVRSGHPRAHYRTIWISDIHLGTKGCNAEMLVDFLDNVDSDTLYLVGDIVDGWQLKKRVYWPTAHNDVVWRVMKRARRGTRVIYIPGNHDEIFRQFTGMSFGGVEIRRKMIHTTVEGRKLLVLHGDEFDTVMLAHRWLAFVGDAAYTALMALNRRVNQVRRWLGLPYWSLSKIAKHKVKNAVAFITRFEEIVAHEAGRRRVDGVVCGHIHTAEIRQFGEITYYNDGDWVEGCTALVEHHDGRMEILHWAEVMAARTPGAAADDLEAAA, from the coding sequence ATGAACGCCATCAGCTCAATCGCGCAGGAGCGGGCTGTCCGCAGCGGTCATCCGCGCGCCCACTACCGCACGATCTGGATCAGCGACATCCATCTCGGCACCAAAGGGTGCAATGCGGAGATGTTGGTCGATTTTCTCGACAATGTGGACAGCGACACGCTGTACCTGGTCGGCGACATCGTCGATGGCTGGCAGCTCAAGAAGCGGGTCTACTGGCCGACCGCCCATAACGATGTGGTCTGGCGCGTGATGAAGCGGGCGCGGCGCGGCACGCGCGTCATCTATATCCCCGGCAATCATGACGAGATTTTTCGCCAGTTCACCGGCATGAGCTTTGGCGGCGTCGAGATCCGCCGCAAGATGATCCACACGACCGTAGAGGGCCGCAAGCTGCTGGTGCTGCATGGCGATGAGTTCGACACGGTCATGCTCGCCCATCGCTGGCTCGCCTTCGTGGGGGACGCCGCTTACACCGCGCTGATGGCGCTCAATCGCCGCGTCAACCAGGTCCGCCGCTGGCTGGGCCTGCCTTATTGGTCGCTCTCCAAGATCGCCAAACACAAGGTCAAGAACGCCGTGGCGTTCATCACGCGCTTCGAGGAGATCGTCGCGCATGAGGCGGGACGACGGCGTGTCGATGGCGTCGTCTGCGGGCACATCCACACGGCGGAAATCCGCCAGTTCGGCGAGATCACTTATTATAATGATGGCGACTGGGTGGAGGGATGCACGGCGCTTGTCGAGCATCATGATGGGCGGATGGAAATCCTGCACTGGGCCGAGGTGATGGCGGCGCGCACCCCAGGCGCCGCTGCGGATGATCTGGAGGCCGCCGCTTGA
- a CDS encoding NAD(P)H-quinone oxidoreductase, which produces MRAIAILEPGGPDVLTEVQVPLPVPAQGEVLVAVAAAGVNRPDVLQRQGSYPPPPGASPLPGLEVAGTIVAVGEGIGPDVIGERVCSLVAGGGYAEYACADYAQCLAIPSALSMEEAAAIPETLMTVWHNLFERAYIVNGDSVLIHGGTSGIGTMAVALCRLFEITTIVTCGSDDKCRAALEWGAGHAINYRSEDFVEAVKRITDGKGVTAVLDMVGGDYLPRNLECLAEDGRHVSIAVLGGAKADLFIPKIMMRRLTLTGSTLRARTAGFKGLLVDEIRRTVWSMAEEGALRPALDRVFPLGEAAQAHALMEAGEHFGKIVLKVR; this is translated from the coding sequence ATGCGCGCCATTGCTATTCTGGAGCCGGGCGGGCCGGATGTGCTGACCGAGGTTCAGGTTCCCCTGCCGGTGCCCGCGCAAGGCGAAGTGCTCGTTGCGGTCGCGGCGGCAGGCGTCAATCGCCCAGACGTTCTGCAGCGGCAGGGCAGCTATCCGCCTCCGCCCGGCGCCTCCCCGCTGCCCGGGCTCGAAGTGGCCGGAACCATTGTTGCGGTGGGTGAGGGGATAGGCCCTGACGTGATCGGCGAGCGCGTCTGTTCGCTGGTCGCGGGCGGCGGCTATGCCGAATATGCCTGCGCCGACTATGCCCAATGCCTCGCCATCCCTTCGGCGCTCTCGATGGAAGAAGCGGCCGCAATTCCTGAGACGCTGATGACGGTCTGGCACAATCTCTTCGAGCGCGCCTATATCGTGAACGGCGACAGCGTGCTCATCCATGGCGGGACGAGCGGCATCGGCACCATGGCCGTGGCCCTATGCCGACTGTTCGAGATCACGACGATCGTCACCTGTGGCAGTGACGACAAGTGCCGCGCCGCGCTGGAATGGGGCGCTGGCCATGCGATCAATTATCGCAGCGAGGACTTCGTCGAGGCGGTAAAGCGCATCACGGACGGCAAGGGCGTGACGGCGGTGCTGGACATGGTGGGCGGCGATTATCTCCCGCGCAACCTGGAGTGCCTGGCCGAGGACGGCCGGCATGTCTCCATTGCGGTGCTGGGTGGGGCCAAGGCCGACCTGTTCATTCCCAAAATCATGATGCGCCGCCTGACGCTCACCGGGTCCACATTGCGGGCGCGGACCGCGGGCTTCAAGGGCCTGCTCGTCGATGAGATCCGCCGCACGGTCTGGTCGATGGCGGAGGAGGGTGCGCTGCGTCCCGCACTGGACCGCGTCTTCCCGCTTGGCGAAGCAGCGCAAGCGCACGCGCTGATGGAAGCGGGCGAGCACTTTGGCAAGATCGTCCTGAAGGTGCGGTGA